Proteins from one Mycobacterium sp. EPa45 genomic window:
- a CDS encoding ABC transporter permease, whose protein sequence is MSRETLAATFRRPFQFREFLDQTWMIARVSLIPTLLVAIPFTVLVAFTLNILLREIGAADLSGAGTAFGTITQLGPVVTVLVVAGAGATAICADLGARTIREEIDAMRVLGIDPIHRLVVPRVLASTFVALLLNGLVCAIGISGGYVFSVLLQGVNPGAFINGLTVLTGLPELILAEIKALLFGVMAGLVGCYRGLTVKGGPKGVGVAVNETVVYAFICLFVINVVTTAIGVRVLAK, encoded by the coding sequence ATGTCACGCGAAACCCTGGCGGCGACGTTTCGACGTCCCTTTCAATTCCGTGAATTCCTCGACCAGACGTGGATGATCGCCCGGGTTTCGCTGATCCCGACTCTCTTGGTGGCGATCCCGTTCACCGTCCTGGTTGCCTTCACGCTCAACATCCTGCTCCGCGAAATCGGCGCGGCTGACCTTTCCGGGGCGGGCACCGCGTTCGGCACCATCACCCAGTTGGGTCCGGTCGTCACCGTGCTCGTGGTGGCCGGCGCGGGCGCGACGGCCATTTGTGCCGATCTAGGGGCGCGCACGATCCGCGAAGAGATCGACGCGATGCGCGTGCTGGGAATCGACCCGATCCACCGCCTGGTCGTTCCCCGCGTGCTGGCGTCGACGTTCGTGGCACTCCTGCTCAACGGTTTGGTCTGCGCCATAGGCATTTCCGGCGGTTACGTCTTCTCGGTCTTGCTGCAGGGAGTCAACCCGGGCGCCTTCATCAACGGGCTGACCGTGCTGACCGGGCTGCCTGAACTCATCCTGGCCGAGATCAAGGCGCTGCTGTTCGGCGTGATGGCCGGGCTTGTCGGGTGCTATCGCGGCCTGACGGTCAAGGGCGGCCCGAAGGGTGTCGGGGTGGCGGTGAACGAGACCGTGGTCTACGCGTTCATCTGTCTCTTCGTCATCAACGTCGTCACCACGGCCATCGGTGTTCGGGTGCTGGCGAAGTGA
- a CDS encoding 3-oxoacyl-ACP reductase has product MTGDATDLSGRVAVVTGAASGLGRAEAIGLARSGATVVVNDMAKALDESDVLDEISSAGSKGVAVAGDISQRSTADELVSCADSLGGLSIVVNNAGITRDRMLFNMSDEDWDAVIAVHLRGHFLLTRNAATYWRNQAKDNGGSVYGRIINTTSEAGLSGPIGQANYGAAKAGITALTLTASRALGRYGVRANAIAPRARTAMTADVFGDVPELAEGEVDPLSPEHVVTLVRFLASPASDKVSGQVFVVYGPRVTLVAAPTAEHRFDADGAAWDPSTLGTALQSYFADRDPERTFGVMGLMGD; this is encoded by the coding sequence ATGACTGGCGACGCCACCGATTTGTCCGGACGCGTCGCCGTGGTGACCGGTGCTGCCTCCGGCCTCGGACGGGCCGAAGCCATCGGATTGGCTCGCTCCGGGGCGACTGTCGTCGTCAACGACATGGCCAAGGCGCTGGACGAATCCGACGTGCTCGACGAGATCAGCAGTGCGGGGTCGAAAGGTGTCGCGGTCGCCGGTGACATCAGCCAGCGCTCGACGGCCGACGAACTGGTGTCCTGTGCCGACTCGCTCGGCGGACTGAGCATCGTCGTCAACAACGCCGGGATCACCCGCGACCGGATGCTGTTCAACATGTCCGACGAGGACTGGGACGCGGTGATCGCGGTACACCTGCGCGGGCATTTCCTGCTGACCCGCAATGCCGCCACGTACTGGCGCAACCAGGCCAAGGACAACGGTGGCTCGGTCTACGGGCGGATCATCAACACCACGTCGGAAGCCGGCTTATCCGGGCCGATCGGCCAGGCCAACTACGGTGCCGCCAAGGCTGGAATCACAGCACTGACGCTGACGGCCTCGCGCGCACTTGGCCGCTACGGCGTGCGAGCCAACGCGATCGCTCCGCGGGCGAGGACCGCGATGACCGCCGACGTCTTCGGCGACGTTCCCGAACTCGCAGAGGGCGAGGTCGACCCGCTGTCGCCGGAACATGTCGTGACGCTGGTGCGCTTCCTGGCCTCCCCGGCCTCGGACAAGGTCAGCGGTCAGGTCTTTGTCGTGTACGGACCGAGGGTCACGCTGGTGGCCGCTCCCACTGCCGAGCACCGCTTCGATGCCGACGGCGCCGCCTGGGATCCCTCGACACTGGGCACCGCCTTGCAGTCGTACTTTGCTGACCGGGATCCGGAGCGCACGTTCGGCGTCATGGGTCTGATGGGCGACTGA
- a CDS encoding ferredoxin translates to MRVEVDRDRCEGNAVCVGIAPDLFELDDEDYVIVTKDPIPADREDAAEQSIAECPRAALTRKD, encoded by the coding sequence GTGCGAGTCGAAGTCGACCGTGATCGTTGTGAAGGTAACGCCGTCTGTGTGGGAATCGCGCCGGACCTGTTCGAACTGGACGACGAGGACTACGTGATCGTGACCAAGGATCCGATCCCCGCCGACCGGGAGGACGCGGCCGAGCAGTCCATCGCCGAGTGTCCTCGTGCTGCCCTGACCCGCAAAGACTAG
- a CDS encoding acyl-CoA dehydrogenase, producing MRISYTPEQEELRRELRTYFGRLMTPERQEALSSSSGGEIGTGNVYRETVSQMGKDGWLTLNWPEEYGGQNRDPMDSLIFTDEAAIAGAPVPFLTINSVAPTIMAFGTDEQKNFYLPKIASGDLHFAIGYSEPGAGTDLAALRTAAVRDGDDYVVNGQKMWTSLIQYADYVWLAVRTNPEAKKHRGISVLIVPTTADGFSFTPVHTMAGVGTSATYYQDVRVPVSSRVGEENGGWKLVTNQLNHERVALVSAQPIFLALNQVREWAQNTKDAHGNRLIDSEWVQLNLARVLAKAEYLKLINWELASAKSGTLSPADASAAKVFGTELATEAYRLLMEILGPSATLRQDSPGALLRGRVERMHRAALILTFGGGTNEIQRDIIGMVALGLPRVNR from the coding sequence ATGCGGATCAGTTACACCCCTGAACAAGAGGAGCTGCGCCGCGAGCTGCGCACGTACTTCGGCAGGCTGATGACCCCGGAGCGTCAGGAAGCGCTCTCCTCGAGTTCGGGCGGCGAGATCGGTACCGGCAACGTCTACCGCGAGACCGTCTCGCAGATGGGCAAGGACGGCTGGCTCACCCTGAACTGGCCCGAGGAGTACGGCGGCCAGAATCGCGACCCGATGGACTCCCTGATCTTCACCGACGAGGCCGCCATCGCCGGCGCGCCGGTGCCCTTCCTGACGATCAACAGCGTGGCGCCGACGATCATGGCGTTCGGCACCGACGAGCAGAAGAACTTCTATCTGCCCAAGATCGCCTCCGGTGATCTGCATTTCGCGATCGGCTACTCCGAGCCCGGTGCCGGCACCGACCTCGCGGCGTTGCGGACGGCGGCGGTACGCGACGGCGACGATTACGTGGTCAACGGGCAGAAGATGTGGACGAGCCTCATCCAGTACGCCGACTACGTCTGGCTCGCGGTGCGGACGAACCCCGAGGCCAAGAAGCACCGCGGCATCTCGGTGTTGATCGTGCCGACCACCGCCGACGGCTTCTCATTCACTCCGGTGCACACGATGGCCGGCGTCGGCACCAGCGCCACCTACTACCAGGATGTCCGTGTCCCGGTGTCCAGCCGGGTCGGCGAGGAGAACGGCGGCTGGAAGCTGGTCACCAACCAGCTCAACCACGAGCGCGTCGCGCTGGTGTCCGCCCAGCCGATCTTCCTGGCGCTCAATCAGGTTCGCGAGTGGGCGCAGAACACCAAGGACGCTCACGGCAATCGGTTGATCGACTCCGAATGGGTGCAGCTCAACCTCGCCCGCGTTCTGGCCAAGGCCGAATACCTCAAGCTGATCAACTGGGAGCTGGCCTCCGCCAAGAGCGGGACCCTCAGCCCCGCCGACGCCTCGGCGGCCAAGGTCTTCGGCACCGAGCTGGCCACCGAGGCCTACCGGCTGCTGATGGAGATCCTCGGACCGTCAGCCACGCTGCGCCAGGATTCCCCTGGCGCACTGCTGCGCGGCCGCGTCGAGCGGATGCACCGCGCCGCCCTGATCCTCACCTTCGGCGGCGGTACCAACGAGATCCAGCGCGACATCATCGGCATGGTCGCGCTGGGCCTGCCCCGAGTCAACCGCTGA
- a CDS encoding acyl-CoA dehydrogenase family protein — protein sequence MDFTRTEAAQDLSGLVGTIVDAVCTPQHQRELDALEQRFDTELWRKLIDADILSTAAPESVGGAGFGVLEQTAILAALGRQLAAVPYLESVVLGAGVLGRVGTPELREQWGAPAVAGEKVLTVALDGEFGQGPVQATASGDGFRLTGTRTQVAFGPVADAFLVPAETDSGTRVFLVAKDDAGVSVTALLTTGLSSAGELDLAGVEVGADRIVGDAEVLAWLSTHRTLGYTAFQLGVLERALELTAEYARTREQFDRPIGSFQAVSARLADDYIDVKGLGLALVQASWRLSEDLPADPEVATAAFWAAEAGHRVAHTTVHVHGGVGIDVDHQVHRYFLTAKQIEFALGGATAQLRQIGRELADTPA from the coding sequence ATGGACTTCACCAGAACAGAAGCCGCGCAGGATCTCTCGGGGTTGGTCGGCACCATCGTCGACGCGGTGTGCACGCCGCAGCACCAGCGTGAACTCGACGCCCTCGAGCAGCGCTTCGACACCGAGCTGTGGCGAAAGCTCATCGACGCCGACATCCTGTCCACCGCCGCACCGGAGTCGGTGGGCGGTGCGGGATTCGGCGTGCTCGAGCAGACCGCGATCCTCGCGGCGCTGGGCCGCCAGCTGGCCGCGGTGCCGTACCTGGAGTCGGTCGTCCTGGGTGCGGGGGTGCTTGGTCGGGTCGGCACGCCGGAACTGCGCGAGCAGTGGGGCGCCCCGGCAGTGGCCGGCGAGAAAGTCCTGACGGTGGCCCTCGACGGGGAGTTCGGTCAGGGCCCGGTGCAGGCGACCGCCTCCGGTGACGGATTCCGGCTCACCGGCACCCGCACCCAGGTCGCGTTCGGGCCGGTCGCCGATGCCTTCCTCGTTCCCGCCGAAACCGATTCCGGCACAAGGGTGTTCCTGGTGGCCAAAGACGACGCCGGGGTGTCGGTGACAGCGTTGCTGACCACCGGCCTGAGCAGCGCCGGTGAGCTCGACCTCGCCGGTGTCGAGGTCGGCGCCGACCGGATCGTCGGCGACGCCGAGGTCCTGGCGTGGCTGTCCACGCACAGGACGCTGGGGTACACCGCATTCCAGCTCGGTGTGCTCGAACGCGCACTGGAGCTGACCGCCGAATACGCCCGCACCCGCGAGCAATTCGACCGGCCGATCGGCAGTTTCCAGGCGGTCTCCGCGCGGCTGGCCGACGACTACATCGACGTCAAGGGCTTGGGACTGGCACTGGTGCAGGCATCCTGGCGACTGTCGGAGGACCTGCCCGCCGACCCCGAAGTGGCCACCGCCGCGTTCTGGGCGGCCGAGGCCGGACACCGCGTCGCCCATACCACCGTGCACGTTCACGGCGGTGTCGGCATCGATGTGGACCACCAGGTGCACCGCTACTTCCTCACCGCCAAGCAGATCGAGTTCGCACTCGGCGGCGCCACCGCCCAGCTGCGGCAGATCGGTCGTGAGCTGGCTGACACGCCGGCTTGA
- the fadD17 gene encoding long-chain-fatty-acid--CoA ligase FadD17 produces the protein MSGQPTVTDLLVRLADVDDRGIHADDGSYSTWRQHIQDAADLAAALKARLDTARPPHIGVLLGNTPFFSSLLVAGAMTGLVPVGLNPTRRGEALRRDIETADCQLVLADGDDVGPQTYGAGFVPEGMAVIDVGAPEWADELARFRGSPASFAPSNFDDLFMLIFTSGTSGDPKAVRCTHEKVAVPGVMLSERFGLGPTDTCYLSMPLFHSNAVMAGWAVAVAAGASIALRRKFSASQFIPDVRRFNATYANYVGKPMSYILATPPRPDDADNPLRVVYGNEAAPRDIDRFAARFGVTVVDGFGSTEGGVNIARTPDTPEGALGPLPEGLEIIDVDTGEPCPPGVIGELVNLNGPGNFRGYYNAPDAESERMTGGVYHSGDLAYRDDAGYVHFAGRLGDWMRVDGENLGTAPIERVLMRYPDVTEAAVYAIPDPAVGDRVMAALVLPEGAAFDARNFREFLTAQDDLGPKQWPAFVRVSTALPRTETFKIIKRRLSAEALECTDPVFEIPR, from the coding sequence GTGAGCGGCCAACCGACCGTCACCGACCTGTTGGTGCGGCTGGCCGACGTCGACGATCGCGGCATCCACGCCGACGATGGCTCGTATTCGACTTGGCGCCAACATATTCAGGATGCCGCCGACCTCGCGGCTGCGCTGAAGGCCCGGCTCGATACGGCTCGTCCCCCGCATATCGGCGTGCTGCTCGGCAACACGCCGTTCTTCTCCTCGCTGCTCGTGGCGGGGGCCATGACCGGACTGGTTCCGGTCGGGTTGAACCCCACCCGCCGCGGCGAAGCGCTGCGGCGGGATATCGAGACGGCCGACTGCCAGCTGGTGCTCGCCGATGGTGACGACGTCGGGCCGCAGACCTACGGCGCCGGGTTCGTTCCCGAGGGCATGGCCGTCATCGATGTGGGTGCCCCCGAGTGGGCCGATGAGCTCGCACGGTTCCGCGGGTCGCCAGCCTCCTTCGCGCCCAGCAACTTCGACGATCTGTTCATGCTGATCTTCACCTCGGGCACCAGCGGCGACCCCAAGGCGGTGCGGTGCACCCATGAGAAGGTGGCCGTCCCGGGTGTGATGCTGTCCGAACGGTTCGGGTTGGGACCGACCGACACCTGCTACCTGTCGATGCCGCTATTCCACTCCAACGCGGTGATGGCAGGCTGGGCCGTCGCGGTGGCGGCGGGCGCCTCGATTGCGTTGCGGCGCAAGTTCTCTGCCTCCCAGTTCATCCCCGACGTGCGGCGGTTCAACGCTACCTACGCCAACTACGTCGGTAAGCCGATGTCCTATATCCTGGCCACCCCGCCGCGCCCCGACGACGCCGACAACCCGCTGCGGGTCGTCTACGGCAACGAGGCAGCACCCCGCGACATCGACCGATTCGCCGCACGTTTCGGGGTGACGGTGGTCGACGGGTTCGGGTCCACCGAAGGTGGGGTGAACATCGCCCGCACCCCGGACACCCCGGAAGGCGCACTGGGTCCGCTGCCCGAGGGCCTCGAAATCATCGACGTCGACACCGGCGAACCGTGCCCGCCCGGGGTGATCGGCGAACTGGTGAACCTCAACGGGCCCGGCAACTTCCGCGGCTATTACAACGCGCCCGACGCCGAGTCCGAACGCATGACCGGCGGTGTGTACCACAGCGGCGACCTCGCCTACCGCGACGACGCCGGCTATGTGCATTTCGCCGGGCGGCTGGGCGACTGGATGCGGGTCGACGGCGAGAACCTGGGCACCGCACCGATCGAACGCGTCCTGATGCGCTACCCGGACGTGACCGAGGCGGCGGTGTACGCCATCCCAGACCCCGCGGTCGGCGACCGGGTGATGGCTGCGCTGGTGCTGCCCGAGGGTGCGGCTTTCGATGCGAGGAACTTCCGCGAATTCCTGACCGCCCAGGATGACCTCGGGCCCAAGCAGTGGCCCGCATTTGTACGGGTCAGCACCGCTCTGCCGCGCACCGAGACGTTCAAGATCATCAAGCGCCGCCTCTCGGCCGAAGCACTGGAGTGCACCGACCCGGTGTTTGAGATACCGCGCTGA
- a CDS encoding cutinase family protein — translation MKCAHLVLAILAPAAGLLGASPPAPAATCPDVEVVFARGTTEPPGIGRTGQAFVDALRDDLGTKTVGVYAVNYPASTDFPTGVQGVVDGSTHVATTAANCPNTKLVLGGYSQGAAVVGFVTADAIPAGYAVPPGTPLPLPAGVADRVAAVALFGKPSQKFMAAIDEPVVSLGPAYAGKTIDLCAGGDPICSQEGGNTAAHSMYAGNGMVQQAASYVAKRI, via the coding sequence ATGAAGTGCGCCCATTTGGTCCTCGCGATTCTCGCGCCCGCCGCCGGTCTTCTCGGAGCCTCGCCGCCCGCACCGGCCGCGACCTGCCCCGATGTCGAGGTGGTCTTTGCCCGCGGCACGACGGAACCACCGGGCATCGGCCGGACCGGTCAGGCCTTCGTCGACGCATTGCGCGATGATCTGGGCACGAAGACCGTCGGCGTATATGCGGTCAACTACCCGGCCAGCACCGACTTCCCCACCGGTGTCCAAGGGGTGGTGGACGGCAGCACGCACGTCGCGACCACGGCCGCGAACTGTCCGAACACCAAGCTGGTCCTAGGCGGGTATTCGCAGGGGGCCGCCGTCGTCGGCTTCGTCACCGCTGATGCGATTCCGGCCGGGTATGCCGTCCCGCCCGGTACGCCACTACCGCTACCTGCCGGTGTCGCCGATCGTGTTGCCGCGGTCGCGCTGTTCGGCAAGCCGTCACAGAAGTTCATGGCCGCCATCGACGAGCCGGTGGTGTCCCTCGGGCCGGCCTACGCCGGTAAGACGATCGACCTGTGCGCCGGGGGCGATCCGATCTGCTCGCAGGAGGGCGGAAACACCGCCGCACATTCGATGTACGCGGGCAACGGCATGGTCCAGCAGGCAGCGTCCTACGTGGCCAAGCGGATCTGA
- a CDS encoding acetolactate synthase large subunit: MNGAQALIATLVDHGVRVCFANPGTSEMHFVAALDAVPQMRGVLTLFEGVATGAADGYARIAGEPAAVLLHLGPGLGNGLANLHNARRAHVPAVVVVGDHATYHKKYDAPLESDIDSVAQTVSGWVRRTMAVADVAADTAEAIASARAQRHIATLILPADVSWDEGASPVKEVAAQPTAIDFDSGQIESVLRSGEPTVIMVGGDATGAGGLSAAVRLAQACGARVLCETFPTRLERGAGIPAVERLAYFAEAATAQLAGTRHLVLAGAPHPVSFFAYPGKPSDLAPDGATVHTLAGPVGAAAALTTLADRIAPDETATTAALSRPTLPSGPLNVMTSADVIGALLPERAVVVDESNTSGVLLAQATAGAPAHDWLTLTGGAIGYALPVSVGAAIAAPDRPVVCLESDGSAMYTISALWTQAREQLDITTVLYANRAYDILRIELQRVGAEAVGEGPGPKAEALLDLTSPTLDFVRIAKGMGVPARRVGTAEEFADALRWAFDEPGPHLIEAVMPSITG; encoded by the coding sequence ATGAATGGCGCACAGGCGCTGATCGCCACCCTGGTGGACCACGGCGTGCGGGTGTGTTTCGCCAATCCAGGCACATCGGAGATGCACTTCGTCGCCGCGCTGGACGCCGTGCCGCAGATGCGTGGCGTGCTCACGCTTTTCGAGGGTGTGGCCACCGGCGCGGCCGACGGTTACGCCCGCATCGCGGGTGAGCCCGCCGCGGTGCTGCTGCACCTCGGCCCCGGGTTGGGCAACGGGCTGGCCAATCTCCACAACGCGCGGCGCGCGCACGTGCCTGCGGTCGTGGTCGTCGGCGACCACGCTACGTATCACAAGAAGTACGACGCACCGCTGGAGTCCGATATCGACTCGGTGGCTCAGACCGTATCGGGCTGGGTGCGGCGCACCATGGCGGTCGCTGATGTGGCCGCCGACACCGCCGAGGCCATCGCGTCCGCCCGCGCCCAACGGCACATTGCGACGCTGATCCTGCCCGCTGATGTCTCGTGGGATGAGGGCGCCTCACCGGTGAAAGAGGTTGCGGCACAACCGACAGCCATTGACTTCGATTCCGGGCAGATCGAGTCCGTGCTGCGTTCGGGCGAGCCGACGGTGATCATGGTCGGCGGTGACGCCACCGGCGCGGGCGGTCTGTCCGCGGCGGTCAGGCTCGCGCAGGCGTGCGGGGCGCGGGTGCTGTGTGAAACCTTCCCGACACGTCTGGAGCGCGGCGCCGGAATACCGGCCGTCGAGCGGCTTGCATATTTCGCCGAGGCGGCCACCGCGCAGCTCGCCGGGACACGGCATCTGGTACTGGCCGGTGCGCCGCACCCGGTGTCGTTCTTCGCCTACCCCGGCAAGCCCAGCGATCTGGCGCCCGACGGCGCCACGGTGCACACCTTGGCCGGACCCGTCGGCGCCGCGGCCGCGCTGACCACGCTGGCAGACCGGATCGCGCCGGACGAGACCGCCACCACGGCGGCGCTGTCGCGGCCGACCTTGCCGAGTGGTCCCTTGAATGTCATGACCTCAGCCGACGTCATCGGGGCGCTGCTGCCCGAACGTGCCGTCGTCGTCGACGAGTCGAACACGTCGGGAGTCCTTCTGGCGCAGGCGACAGCCGGTGCCCCGGCGCATGACTGGCTCACGCTGACCGGCGGCGCGATCGGCTATGCGCTGCCGGTATCGGTCGGGGCCGCGATCGCCGCACCGGATCGCCCGGTGGTGTGCCTGGAGTCCGACGGTTCGGCGATGTACACCATTTCGGCGTTGTGGACCCAGGCCCGCGAACAGCTCGACATCACCACTGTCCTCTACGCCAACCGCGCCTACGACATCCTGCGTATCGAGTTGCAGCGGGTCGGCGCCGAGGCCGTGGGGGAGGGGCCGGGACCGAAGGCTGAGGCTCTCCTCGACTTGACCAGTCCCACTTTGGATTTCGTGCGCATCGCGAAGGGTATGGGGGTGCCGGCCCGCCGGGTCGGCACCGCCGAGGAGTTCGCCGACGCGCTGCGGTGGGCGTTCGACGAACCCGGCCCGCACCTCATCGAGGCGGTCATGCCGTCGATCACGGGCTAG
- a CDS encoding amidohydrolase family protein has protein sequence MTIDVWMQHPTQRFMASDFLVSLRRWTGGRIPEGDLPIDLTLQSMDAAGVDVGVLSAWLGPHGQDLVSNDEVAAWVGRHPTRFAALATVDLDRPMVAVRELRRRVRDDGFVGLRVVPWLWGAPPTDRRYYPLFAECVELGVPFCTQVGHTGPLRPSELGRPIPYIDEVALDFPELTIVCGHVGYPWTEEMVAVCRKHENVYIDTSAYTSRRLPKELVAFMKTGTGARKVLFGTNYPMIGHAHALDGLDELGLSEPARSAYLHDNAARVFTKLGAQAA, from the coding sequence ATGACGATCGACGTGTGGATGCAGCATCCCACTCAGCGGTTTATGGCAAGCGACTTCCTCGTATCGCTGCGCCGCTGGACCGGCGGGCGGATTCCCGAGGGCGACCTGCCCATCGATCTGACTCTGCAATCGATGGACGCCGCTGGTGTCGACGTCGGCGTGCTGAGCGCCTGGCTGGGTCCCCACGGCCAGGACCTGGTGTCCAACGACGAGGTCGCCGCTTGGGTTGGCCGGCACCCGACCCGGTTCGCGGCGCTGGCAACCGTCGATCTCGACCGACCAATGGTCGCGGTACGCGAATTGCGCAGGCGGGTCCGGGACGACGGCTTCGTCGGTTTGAGGGTGGTGCCGTGGCTGTGGGGTGCGCCGCCGACCGATCGTCGCTATTACCCGCTGTTCGCCGAATGCGTCGAGCTCGGCGTGCCGTTCTGCACCCAGGTGGGTCATACGGGTCCATTGCGACCCTCGGAACTCGGGCGGCCGATTCCCTACATCGATGAGGTTGCCTTGGACTTTCCCGAACTCACCATCGTGTGCGGGCATGTCGGATATCCCTGGACCGAGGAGATGGTCGCGGTCTGCCGCAAGCACGAGAATGTCTACATCGACACCTCGGCCTATACCTCCCGGCGCCTACCCAAGGAGCTGGTGGCATTCATGAAGACAGGCACCGGCGCGCGGAAAGTGTTGTTCGGCACCAATTATCCGATGATCGGGCACGCACACGCCCTGGACGGTCTCGACGAACTCGGGCTGTCCGAGCCGGCCCGTTCGGCATATCTGCACGACAACGCCGCGCGGGTGTTCACCAAGCTCGGGGCCCAGGCCGCATGA
- a CDS encoding nitronate monooxygenase family protein yields MHTELCDRFGIQYPIFVFTPSEKVAAAVSRAGGMGVLGCVRFNDPDDLEAVLQWMDSNTGGKPYGVDVVMPAKVPTEGSSIDINKLIPQTHRDFVAKTLADLGVPPLPEDEEKSEGVLGWLHSVARSHVDVALRHPIKLIANALGSPPKDVIDQVHEAGVPVAALAGSAKHAQRHAENGVDIVIAQGHEAGGHTGEIASMVLVPEVVDGLAGLGGQTAVLAAGGIGSGRQVAAALALGAQGVWMGSAFLTAAEYDLGVRTEGGASVIQEALLAAGSSDTVRRRIYTGKPARLLKSRWTEAWDAEGAPEPLPMPLQNILVSEAHQRMSASADPTTVAMPVGQIVGRMNEIRPVADIIAELVTGFEAATRKLDAIRDS; encoded by the coding sequence ATGCACACCGAACTCTGCGATCGGTTCGGCATCCAGTACCCGATCTTCGTTTTCACCCCGTCGGAGAAGGTGGCCGCCGCGGTCAGCCGCGCCGGCGGCATGGGCGTCCTGGGATGCGTGCGGTTCAACGATCCCGACGACCTGGAAGCCGTCCTGCAATGGATGGACTCCAACACCGGCGGTAAGCCGTACGGCGTCGACGTGGTGATGCCGGCGAAGGTTCCCACCGAGGGCTCGTCGATCGACATCAACAAGCTGATCCCGCAGACACACCGGGATTTCGTCGCCAAGACGCTGGCGGATCTCGGAGTGCCGCCGCTGCCCGAGGACGAGGAGAAGTCCGAGGGCGTGCTGGGCTGGCTGCACTCGGTGGCCCGCAGCCACGTCGATGTCGCCCTGCGGCACCCGATCAAGCTCATCGCCAACGCGCTCGGCTCGCCGCCCAAGGACGTCATCGACCAGGTGCACGAAGCCGGCGTTCCGGTGGCGGCGCTCGCCGGAAGCGCCAAGCACGCGCAGCGGCACGCCGAGAACGGCGTCGACATCGTGATCGCCCAGGGCCACGAGGCCGGCGGACACACCGGCGAGATCGCCTCGATGGTGCTCGTGCCGGAGGTCGTGGATGGGTTGGCTGGACTCGGTGGACAGACCGCGGTGCTCGCGGCGGGTGGGATCGGCTCCGGCCGTCAGGTGGCTGCCGCGCTCGCGCTTGGCGCACAGGGTGTTTGGATGGGGTCGGCGTTCCTGACCGCCGCCGAGTACGACCTCGGTGTTCGCACCGAAGGGGGCGCGTCGGTGATCCAGGAGGCGCTGCTGGCCGCCGGCTCGAGCGACACCGTGCGCCGCCGCATCTACACCGGCAAGCCGGCCCGTCTGCTCAAGAGCCGATGGACCGAGGCGTGGGACGCCGAGGGCGCACCCGAGCCGCTGCCCATGCCGCTGCAGAACATCCTGGTGTCCGAGGCACATCAGCGCATGAGCGCCTCGGCCGATCCCACGACCGTCGCGATGCCGGTCGGCCAGATCGTGGGCCGGATGAACGAGATCCGCCCGGTCGCCGACATCATCGCCGAACTGGTCACCGGGTTCGAGGCGGCGACCCGGAAACTGGACGCGATCCGCGACAGCTGA